A genomic segment from Sulfitobacter mediterraneus encodes:
- a CDS encoding DUF192 domain-containing protein — MGSSNWIKRGWRHLGGAAALSLLPLGAFAQDICQDDTVSLRGDWGQARFNVEIADDPAEQAQGLMHREELAASAGMLFVYPAPQTAQYWMRNTLIPLDMLFVDAQGIVQHIHHQAIPLDETPIFGGDQVLAVLEINGGMAKKLGINEGSALRHPAFGAHDPAWPCN, encoded by the coding sequence ATGGGAAGCAGCAATTGGATCAAACGAGGGTGGCGGCACCTAGGCGGGGCGGCGGCTCTGTCGCTTTTGCCACTCGGTGCCTTCGCGCAGGACATCTGCCAAGACGACACCGTCAGCTTGCGCGGCGACTGGGGGCAGGCCCGTTTCAACGTTGAAATTGCCGATGATCCCGCCGAACAGGCGCAGGGATTGATGCACCGCGAAGAACTGGCGGCCAGCGCAGGCATGCTCTTTGTCTACCCGGCGCCGCAGACTGCGCAATACTGGATGCGCAACACGCTGATTCCCCTCGATATGCTGTTTGTCGACGCGCAGGGCATTGTGCAGCACATTCACCATCAGGCGATTCCCCTGGATGAGACGCCGATTTTTGGCGGGGATCAGGTGCTGGCGGTGCTGGAGATCAACGGCGGAATGGCCAAAAAACTGGGGATAAACGAGGGCAGCGCCCTGCGTCATCCGGCCTTTGGCGCCCATGATCCGGCTTGGCCCTGCAATTGA
- a CDS encoding cold-shock protein, giving the protein MSQDNPEIPQVDPQPLTGVVKWFDPVKGFGFVISDHGGPDILLHVNVLQNFGQSSVADGAKITFHAHQTDRGVQAASITEIIPPEGAQAAVLTDIGDLDAQAMADTPLQPARVKWFDKAKGFGFANVFGKDEDVFLHVEVLRQSGLSDLQPGEALAMRVINGKRGVMAAEVQAWEAAIGSNEGGGT; this is encoded by the coding sequence GTGTCACAAGACAACCCTGAAATACCCCAGGTTGATCCGCAGCCGCTGACCGGAGTGGTCAAATGGTTCGACCCTGTCAAAGGCTTTGGCTTTGTCATTTCGGATCATGGTGGGCCGGATATTTTGTTGCATGTCAATGTGTTGCAAAATTTTGGCCAAAGTTCCGTTGCGGACGGGGCCAAGATAACCTTCCACGCCCACCAGACAGATCGCGGCGTTCAGGCGGCAAGCATCACCGAGATCATTCCACCTGAGGGTGCGCAGGCGGCGGTGCTGACAGACATCGGAGATCTGGATGCACAGGCGATGGCGGATACGCCGTTGCAACCGGCGCGTGTCAAATGGTTTGACAAGGCCAAGGGATTTGGATTTGCCAATGTCTTTGGCAAGGACGAAGATGTGTTTTTGCACGTCGAAGTGTTGCGGCAATCGGGCTTGTCCGATCTGCAACCGGGAGAAGCTTTGGCGATGCGGGTGATCAATGGTAAACGCGGCGTTATGGCCGCTGAGGTGCAGGCATGGGAAGCAGCAATTGGATCAAACGAGGGTGGCGGCACCTAG
- the pdxH gene encoding pyridoxamine 5'-phosphate oxidase: MEKRTGLFAGDDPFEIARRWLAEAEPAEVNDPNAIALSTVDADGMPNARMVLLKEIEADAFVFYTNYESAKAQELDSAGKAAFVMHWKSLRRQVRARGLITREDGPKADAYYASRSLKSRLGAWASAQSRPLSSRAALMAEVAKITASKGPNPPRPPFWGGYRLTPLEIELWADGDFRLHDRFQWRRAAPDAPWSVTRLNP, translated from the coding sequence ATGGAAAAACGTACAGGTCTGTTTGCGGGTGACGATCCCTTTGAGATTGCCCGCCGCTGGTTGGCAGAGGCCGAACCGGCCGAGGTGAATGATCCCAACGCGATTGCCCTGTCGACAGTGGATGCCGATGGAATGCCCAATGCGCGGATGGTTCTGCTGAAAGAAATCGAGGCGGATGCCTTTGTTTTTTATACAAATTACGAAAGCGCAAAGGCGCAGGAGCTGGACAGTGCGGGCAAGGCGGCCTTTGTAATGCATTGGAAATCCCTGCGCCGCCAGGTGCGGGCGCGGGGGCTGATCACCCGTGAGGATGGGCCAAAGGCGGATGCCTATTATGCGTCGCGGTCGCTCAAGAGCCGGTTGGGCGCCTGGGCCTCTGCGCAGTCGCGGCCGCTCAGCAGCCGGGCCGCACTGATGGCCGAAGTCGCCAAAATCACGGCCAGCAAAGGGCCGAATCCCCCGCGTCCACCCTTTTGGGGGGGATACCGGTTGACTCCGCTGGAGATCGAACTGTGGGCGGATGGAGATTTCCGTCTGCACGACAGATTCCAGTGGCGCCGCGCAGCCCCGGACGCCCCTTGGAGCGTGACGCGCCTGAACCCGTGA
- the fabI gene encoding enoyl-ACP reductase FabI, producing the protein MANDLMQGKRGLIMGLANDKSIAWGVARALADAGAELAFSYQGDALKKRVDPLAAQLGSDIVLPCDVGDEASLDALFSDLKERWGELDFVVHAIGFSDKNELRGRYVDTSRGNFAMSMDISVYSFTAVMQRAEKMMSPGSSALTLTYYGAEKVMPHYNVMGVAKAALEASVKYLAEDLGKDGIRVNAISAGPIKTLAASGIGDFRYIMKWNEYNSPLRRNVTIDDVGKAALFLVSDLGSGTTGENLHVDAGYHVVGMKAVDAPDMSKE; encoded by the coding sequence ATGGCGAACGACTTGATGCAGGGCAAACGCGGGCTGATTATGGGCCTCGCCAACGACAAATCCATCGCTTGGGGCGTCGCACGCGCACTGGCCGATGCCGGGGCAGAACTGGCCTTTTCCTATCAGGGCGATGCTTTGAAAAAACGCGTTGATCCACTGGCCGCACAATTGGGCAGTGACATTGTCCTGCCTTGCGATGTGGGCGATGAGGCCTCGCTGGATGCGCTGTTTTCCGATCTAAAGGAGCGCTGGGGCGAACTGGACTTTGTCGTCCATGCCATCGGCTTCTCCGACAAGAACGAATTGCGCGGGCGCTATGTCGACACCAGCCGCGGTAACTTTGCCATGTCGATGGATATCTCTGTCTATTCTTTCACCGCCGTGATGCAACGCGCGGAAAAGATGATGTCGCCCGGCAGCAGCGCCCTGACGCTCACCTATTACGGCGCAGAAAAGGTCATGCCGCATTATAACGTCATGGGTGTGGCCAAGGCCGCGCTTGAAGCATCGGTGAAATATCTGGCCGAGGATCTGGGCAAAGACGGCATTCGCGTCAACGCAATCTCTGCCGGTCCGATCAAAACGCTGGCCGCCTCCGGCATTGGCGATTTCCGCTATATTATGAAGTGGAACGAATACAACTCGCCCCTGCGCCGCAATGTGACCATTGATGATGTGGGCAAGGCGGCTCTGTTCCTTGTCTCCGATCTGGGCTCCGGCACCACGGGCGAGAACCTGCATGTGGACGCGGGCTATCACGTCGTGGGTATGAAGGCGGTGGATGCACCGGACATGAGCAAGGAATGA
- a CDS encoding LysE family translocator, with protein MTATALASLAIVQLLIAMSPGPAAVLTIRTAAVEGAKPALTLSVGLAIGVLLWAVAALLGLSLVFEIMPWLQTGLRVAGGLFLIWIALALWRNAAAPLPETRTQLPRSTLSILRLGIWTNLANPKALAYFAAVFTGVLPADLTLMQALVVLAMIFAIETGWYAALSLLFSRAGPRRVYVRIKTGAERVFGVLLGLFGVRIALS; from the coding sequence ATGACGGCAACCGCACTCGCCAGCCTTGCCATTGTGCAGCTTTTGATCGCAATGAGCCCCGGCCCTGCCGCGGTTCTGACGATCCGCACGGCGGCGGTTGAGGGTGCCAAACCCGCGCTGACCCTCAGCGTCGGCCTCGCGATTGGTGTGCTGCTTTGGGCCGTGGCTGCCCTGCTTGGCCTGTCTTTGGTGTTCGAAATCATGCCGTGGCTGCAAACGGGGCTGCGGGTGGCTGGCGGGCTGTTCCTGATCTGGATCGCCCTCGCCCTTTGGCGCAATGCCGCGGCGCCCTTGCCCGAGACCCGCACGCAACTTCCGCGCAGCACGCTGTCCATCCTGCGACTGGGCATCTGGACCAATCTGGCCAACCCCAAGGCGCTCGCCTATTTCGCCGCTGTGTTCACCGGTGTGTTGCCCGCAGACCTGACCCTGATGCAGGCGCTGGTCGTGCTTGCCATGATCTTTGCCATCGAAACCGGCTGGTATGCCGCGCTTTCCTTACTGTTTTCCCGCGCGGGACCGCGCCGCGTCTATGTGCGGATCAAGACTGGTGCAGAAAGGGTCTTTGGCGTGCTGCTGGGCCTCTTTGGTGTCCGAATTGCATTGTCATAA
- a CDS encoding LysE family translocator, translated as MSLEALIAFNLVLLAALASPGAAMLYTVKKTVSAGRRAGMMTGMGLGTAAACWTLAAFLGLESVFALFPWAYGALKAGGALYLIWIAVQTWRHARAPLNDAPTPSARSFAGGLLVNFGNPKSMLFAAAVILVVFPKDLSAGQITFVVLNHLVLEWLFYGILATALSAPAARAGYLRLKPIFDRIAASLLGAFGLRLLLER; from the coding sequence ATGTCTCTTGAAGCCCTGATTGCATTTAATCTCGTCCTGCTGGCCGCGCTTGCCAGCCCCGGCGCTGCCATGCTGTACACCGTCAAGAAAACCGTCAGTGCAGGCCGCCGGGCCGGTATGATGACTGGTATGGGCCTCGGCACCGCCGCCGCCTGCTGGACCCTCGCCGCCTTTCTGGGTTTGGAAAGCGTTTTTGCCCTGTTCCCATGGGCTTATGGCGCTTTGAAGGCGGGCGGCGCGCTCTATCTGATCTGGATCGCTGTGCAGACATGGCGCCACGCCCGCGCCCCTCTTAACGATGCCCCAACCCCTTCGGCCCGCAGCTTTGCAGGCGGATTGCTGGTGAACTTCGGCAATCCAAAATCCATGCTTTTTGCCGCCGCCGTGATCCTCGTGGTCTTTCCCAAGGATCTGAGCGCCGGGCAGATCACCTTTGTTGTGCTCAACCACCTTGTGCTGGAATGGCTGTTTTACGGCATTCTGGCCACCGCCCTCAGCGCCCCTGCTGCACGGGCAGGATATCTGCGCCTCAAACCCATTTTTGACCGCATCGCCGCCTCTCTGCTGGGCGCGTTTGGACTGCGGCTGCTCCTTGAAAGGTAA
- the gpt gene encoding xanthine phosphoribosyltransferase produces the protein MTDNRLPHEKGFHISWDQIHRDSRALAWRLDGKGPDDGAWRAVVAITRGGMAPAMIVARELDIRTVDTISVVSYHSGGGKADQRREAKVLKSPDKEVMGDGTGVLIIDDLVDSGKTLELVRQLYPQAHFATVYAKPEGEPQVDTFITGVSQDTWIFFPWDMALQYVEPYRGKD, from the coding sequence ATGACCGACAACAGACTGCCCCACGAAAAAGGGTTCCACATTAGCTGGGATCAAATCCATCGCGACAGCCGCGCCCTGGCGTGGCGGCTTGATGGCAAGGGGCCGGATGATGGCGCGTGGCGTGCTGTGGTGGCCATCACCCGTGGCGGCATGGCCCCCGCGATGATCGTCGCCCGCGAGTTGGACATCCGCACCGTCGATACAATCTCCGTGGTGTCTTATCATTCCGGTGGCGGCAAGGCCGATCAGCGCCGCGAAGCCAAAGTGCTCAAATCCCCGGACAAAGAAGTAATGGGCGATGGAACCGGCGTGCTGATCATCGACGATCTGGTGGACAGCGGCAAAACCCTCGAACTGGTGCGCCAGCTTTACCCGCAGGCCCATTTCGCAACAGTCTACGCCAAACCCGAAGGCGAGCCACAGGTTGACACCTTCATCACCGGGGTCAGCCAGGACACATGGATTTTCTTCCCCTGGGACATGGCCCTGCAATATGTCGAGCCTTACCGCGGCAAGGACTGA
- a CDS encoding aminotransferase: MTLTRTAATFPPPVMEARRWLAGVNFPADRPLINVSQAAPVDPPPTPLRQAMADVALTNDEAHLYGPVLGLPELRAELAAQTAAHYAGTVHAEQVCITSGCNQAFAAAIAMLCSEGDEVILPTPWYFNHKMWLDMSGVTSVPLATGADLLPDPQAAAALITPRTRAIALVTPNNPGGVEYPAELVQGFFDLARDKGIALILDETYRDFDSRSGPPHALFQDPDWQDTLIHLYSFSKAYRLTGHRVGAMISSAARLAEVEKFLDTVAICPAQLGQHAALWGMQNLKQWLAGERDEILARRAAITAYMPKLEPLGWKLLGLGGYFAYMQHPFAESSADLAPRLVRDAGILTLPGTMFCPESDPSGASQLRIAFANLDADGIAVLFDRLAAVPQA; the protein is encoded by the coding sequence ATGACCCTGACACGCACCGCCGCCACCTTCCCGCCCCCCGTGATGGAGGCCCGCCGCTGGCTCGCGGGCGTGAATTTTCCCGCAGATCGCCCGCTGATCAACGTCAGCCAGGCCGCGCCGGTTGATCCGCCCCCCACGCCCTTGCGCCAGGCGATGGCCGATGTTGCGCTGACCAATGACGAGGCGCATCTCTACGGGCCTGTGCTGGGCCTGCCGGAGTTGCGGGCCGAACTGGCCGCACAAACCGCTGCGCATTACGCCGGCACCGTGCATGCCGAACAGGTCTGCATCACCTCCGGCTGCAATCAGGCCTTCGCCGCCGCCATTGCGATGCTGTGCAGCGAGGGGGATGAGGTCATCTTGCCAACCCCTTGGTATTTCAACCACAAAATGTGGCTGGACATGTCCGGCGTCACCTCCGTGCCACTGGCCACCGGCGCGGATCTGCTGCCTGATCCGCAAGCGGCGGCTGCCCTAATCACCCCGCGCACCCGTGCGATTGCGCTGGTCACGCCCAACAACCCCGGCGGCGTCGAATACCCCGCCGAACTGGTGCAGGGCTTCTTTGATCTGGCCCGCGACAAGGGCATCGCCCTGATCCTTGATGAAACCTACCGCGATTTCGACAGCCGCAGCGGCCCGCCCCATGCCTTGTTCCAGGATCCCGATTGGCAGGACACGCTGATCCACCTTTATTCCTTCTCCAAGGCCTACCGCCTGACCGGCCACCGCGTTGGCGCGATGATCTCCAGCGCGGCACGTCTGGCCGAGGTGGAAAAGTTTCTCGACACCGTGGCAATCTGTCCGGCGCAACTGGGCCAACATGCCGCGCTTTGGGGGATGCAGAACCTCAAACAATGGCTGGCCGGAGAGCGCGATGAAATCCTCGCCCGCCGCGCCGCGATCACCGCATACATGCCCAAGCTGGAACCGCTGGGCTGGAAACTGCTGGGTCTGGGCGGCTATTTTGCCTATATGCAGCATCCCTTTGCAGAAAGCTCCGCCGATCTGGCCCCGCGTCTGGTGCGCGATGCGGGTATCCTGACCCTGCCGGGCACCATGTTCTGTCCTGAAAGTGACCCAAGCGGTGCCAGCCAACTGCGGATCGCCTTTGCAAATCTGGACGCGGACGGGATTGCTGTGCTGTTTGACAGGCTGGCCGCGGTGCCACAGGCGTAA
- a CDS encoding SurA N-terminal domain-containing protein, producing the protein MAKGSSLSKTAIWILMGLLMLGLGGFGAVNLSGNIRSIGTVGDKAIPVDAYARQIQNEIRALEQQTGQALPFARAQEMGLDRAVLQRVVRNRAQDHETEQLGLSVGDETLRDEILQIPAFQGVNGEFDREGYRFALQQGGISEAEFETSLREEAARTLLQGAIVGGVQMPDTYAKTLVSYLTETRSFTWSQLDRDDLAAPLQTPADDVLKTYYDENVDLFMLPASKQITYVTLSPDALIDEVVVPEEELRAEYDARADEYNQPERRLVERLVFSDSDAADSAAAMLEVSGTTFNALVEERGLQLSDVDLGDVSRLELDAAGEAVFAAEVGAVVGPLPSDLGPALFRVNAVLPAQNTSFEEAMPALRQELALTRAVRAVEARAQDLDDQLAGGATLEQLAAETEMSLGTIDWTEDSSEGIAAYGEFRQSAAALDEGDFPKIEQLEDGGIYAMRLDTALDARPEPFDSARDAVLESWQAQQTVNLLTAQATTQIATLGGAASFEAAGLDATVETDQNRNAFIEGAPAGFMDEVFAMNIGDVAVLPGEDTVTILRLDDINAASQDDDRSNALVAQISEQLNQTLAQDLYGIFADEVVSRAGPQIDQRALQAVHVNFP; encoded by the coding sequence ATGGCCAAAGGTTCTAGCCTTTCGAAAACTGCAATCTGGATCCTGATGGGTCTGCTGATGTTAGGCCTTGGCGGCTTTGGCGCGGTGAACCTCAGCGGCAATATCCGCTCAATCGGCACTGTCGGTGACAAGGCAATCCCCGTGGATGCCTATGCCCGCCAGATCCAGAACGAAATCCGCGCATTGGAACAGCAAACCGGACAGGCCCTGCCCTTTGCCCGCGCTCAGGAAATGGGTCTGGACCGCGCCGTGCTGCAACGTGTGGTGCGCAATCGCGCCCAGGACCACGAGACAGAACAGCTTGGCCTCTCTGTCGGCGATGAAACCCTGCGCGACGAGATCCTGCAGATCCCCGCGTTTCAGGGCGTAAACGGCGAATTTGACCGCGAAGGCTATCGATTTGCCTTGCAACAGGGCGGCATCAGCGAGGCGGAGTTTGAAACCTCCCTGCGCGAAGAGGCGGCCCGCACCCTGCTTCAGGGCGCGATTGTCGGCGGTGTGCAGATGCCCGACACCTATGCCAAGACCCTTGTCAGCTATCTGACCGAGACCCGCAGCTTCACCTGGTCGCAACTGGATCGCGATGATCTGGCCGCGCCGTTGCAAACCCCGGCAGATGACGTTCTGAAAACCTATTATGATGAGAATGTTGATCTGTTCATGCTGCCCGCCAGCAAACAGATTACCTATGTCACACTGTCGCCTGATGCGCTGATCGACGAGGTTGTCGTCCCCGAAGAGGAACTGCGCGCCGAATATGACGCCCGCGCCGATGAATACAATCAGCCCGAGCGACGCTTGGTCGAACGTTTGGTGTTCTCGGACAGTGACGCCGCCGACAGCGCTGCCGCCATGCTTGAGGTCAGTGGCACCACGTTCAACGCCTTGGTCGAGGAACGCGGGCTTCAGCTCTCCGATGTGGATCTCGGCGATGTCAGCCGCCTAGAGCTTGATGCCGCCGGAGAGGCTGTCTTTGCCGCCGAAGTGGGTGCGGTGGTTGGCCCCCTGCCCAGCGATCTCGGCCCGGCCCTGTTCCGCGTAAACGCGGTTCTGCCCGCACAGAACACCAGCTTTGAAGAGGCCATGCCGGCCCTGCGTCAGGAATTGGCCCTGACCCGCGCTGTGCGTGCGGTAGAGGCCCGCGCACAGGATCTTGATGACCAACTGGCGGGCGGTGCAACGCTCGAACAACTGGCAGCAGAGACCGAAATGAGCCTTGGCACCATTGATTGGACCGAGGACAGCTCCGAGGGTATCGCCGCCTACGGCGAGTTCCGTCAATCCGCAGCGGCACTTGACGAGGGCGATTTCCCCAAGATCGAACAGCTTGAGGATGGCGGCATCTACGCCATGCGTCTCGACACCGCGCTGGACGCTCGACCTGAGCCGTTTGACAGCGCCCGTGATGCCGTACTGGAAAGCTGGCAAGCCCAGCAAACGGTCAATCTCCTGACGGCGCAGGCCACAACGCAGATCGCCACATTGGGCGGCGCGGCCTCCTTTGAAGCCGCCGGTCTGGATGCAACTGTCGAGACCGACCAGAACCGCAACGCCTTTATCGAAGGGGCACCTGCCGGTTTCATGGACGAGGTTTTCGCCATGAACATCGGCGATGTCGCGGTCCTGCCCGGTGAGGACACGGTGACCATTCTACGGCTCGACGATATCAACGCGGCATCGCAAGATGACGACCGCTCCAACGCGCTTGTTGCCCAGATCAGCGAGCAGTTGAACCAGACCCTCGCGCAGGATCTTTACGGGATCTTTGCCGACGAGGTCGTCAGCCGTGCAGGCCCGCAAATCGACCAACGCGCCTTGCAGGCCGTTCACGTCAACTTTCCCTAA
- the trpE gene encoding anthranilate synthase component I, with protein sequence MALTPEFDDFAKAYSAGQNQIVYTRLAADLDTPVSLMLKLTGAAENAFVLESVTGGEVRGRYSIIGMKPDLIWRCRGETSAINRAARYDAEAFEDVPGDPLDVLRSVIAESKIDLPEDLPQAAAGLFGYLGYDTIRLVEHLPNVNPDPLGLPDALMLRPSVIAVLDGVKGEVTIVSPAWASDGQSARAAYAQAAERVMDAVRDLERDMPGASRDLGDAGEDAAPVSNFTREGYKAAVEKAREYIVAGDIFQVVPSQRWAQGFTQPPFALYRSLRRTNPSPFMFYFNFGGFHVVGASPEILVRVFGNEVTIRPIAGTRKRGETPEEDRALEAELLADEKELAEHLMLLDLGRNDVGRVAKIGTVRPTEEFIVERYSHVMHIVSNVVGELKEGCDALDAFFAGMPAGTVSGAPKVRAMEIIDELEPEKRGVYGGGVGYFSAGGDMDMCIALRTAVIKDETLYIQAGGGVVYDSDAEAEFMETVHKSGAIRRAAADAARFDGKGNR encoded by the coding sequence ATGGCACTGACCCCGGAATTTGATGACTTTGCCAAGGCCTATTCCGCCGGACAAAATCAGATCGTCTATACCCGTCTGGCCGCGGATCTGGACACGCCTGTATCCTTGATGCTCAAGCTGACGGGCGCGGCAGAAAATGCCTTTGTGCTGGAATCCGTCACCGGCGGCGAAGTGCGCGGCCGCTATTCGATCATCGGCATGAAGCCCGATCTGATCTGGCGCTGCCGGGGCGAAACCTCCGCGATCAACCGCGCCGCCCGCTATGATGCGGAGGCCTTTGAAGATGTGCCGGGCGACCCTTTGGATGTGCTGCGCAGCGTGATTGCGGAATCCAAGATCGACCTGCCCGAAGATCTGCCGCAAGCGGCGGCGGGCCTGTTTGGCTATCTGGGCTATGACACCATCCGGTTGGTGGAACACCTGCCGAATGTGAACCCCGATCCGCTGGGACTGCCCGATGCGCTGATGCTGCGCCCCTCTGTTATTGCGGTGCTCGACGGGGTCAAAGGTGAGGTCACCATTGTCTCTCCCGCCTGGGCTTCAGACGGACAATCGGCCCGCGCCGCTTATGCCCAAGCCGCCGAACGGGTGATGGATGCGGTGCGCGATCTGGAACGCGACATGCCCGGCGCCTCCCGCGATCTGGGCGATGCGGGCGAAGATGCTGCGCCTGTGTCCAACTTCACCCGTGAGGGGTACAAGGCCGCTGTTGAAAAAGCCCGCGAATACATCGTTGCGGGCGATATTTTCCAGGTGGTGCCAAGTCAACGCTGGGCCCAGGGGTTTACCCAGCCGCCATTTGCCCTTTATCGGTCCTTGCGGCGCACCAATCCGTCGCCGTTCATGTTCTACTTCAACTTCGGCGGCTTCCATGTGGTTGGCGCCTCGCCCGAGATCCTTGTGCGGGTCTTCGGCAACGAGGTGACGATCCGCCCCATCGCAGGCACACGCAAACGCGGTGAAACCCCAGAAGAAGATCGCGCATTGGAGGCCGAATTGCTGGCCGACGAAAAGGAACTGGCAGAACATCTGATGCTGCTGGATCTGGGCCGCAATGACGTGGGCCGGGTGGCCAAGATCGGCACTGTGCGCCCCACCGAAGAGTTCATCGTTGAGCGTTACAGCCATGTGATGCACATCGTTTCGAACGTGGTGGGAGAACTGAAAGAAGGCTGTGATGCGCTTGATGCTTTCTTTGCCGGAATGCCAGCCGGCACGGTGTCCGGCGCACCCAAAGTCCGCGCGATGGAGATCATTGATGAGCTGGAGCCGGAAAAACGCGGCGTCTACGGCGGCGGTGTCGGATACTTCAGCGCGGGTGGTGATATGGACATGTGCATCGCCCTGCGCACCGCGGTGATCAAGGACGAAACGCTGTATATCCAAGCAGGCGGCGGCGTGGTCTATGACAGCGACGCCGAGGCCGAATTCATGGAAACTGTACACAAATCCGGTGCCATCCGCCGCGCGGCTGCCGATGCGGCGCGCTTTGATGGCAAGGGCAATAGATAG
- a CDS encoding NADAR family protein codes for MTIYFYAQTDPYAEFSNFAPFGVEMDELWWPTVEHYFQAQKFTDAVYQERIRRAIKPKDAKALGMTRALPLRSDWEDTKVTLMHSAVACKFKTHPKPRDLLLSTGTEDIVENAPMDSFWGCGPDGQGANMLGKILMQVRSDLQDAAA; via the coding sequence ATGACTATCTACTTCTACGCTCAAACGGACCCATATGCCGAGTTTTCAAACTTTGCTCCGTTCGGGGTTGAAATGGATGAGCTTTGGTGGCCGACCGTGGAGCACTACTTCCAAGCGCAGAAATTCACCGATGCAGTATATCAAGAGCGAATTCGCCGGGCCATTAAACCTAAGGACGCAAAAGCACTTGGCATGACCCGAGCCTTACCACTGCGATCGGATTGGGAGGACACAAAAGTTACGCTAATGCACAGCGCAGTGGCCTGCAAATTCAAAACCCACCCAAAACCGCGGGATTTGCTGCTGTCGACCGGGACAGAGGACATTGTCGAAAACGCGCCCATGGACAGTTTCTGGGGCTGCGGGCCAGATGGACAAGGAGCAAACATGCTTGGAAAGATTCTGATGCAAGTGCGTAGCGATCTGCAGGATGCCGCAGCATGA
- a CDS encoding succinylglutamate desuccinylase/aspartoacylase family protein, which translates to MSREAFQIAGQSIAPGTSQSVTLPVSILPDHTPVGLAVQVHHGKRPGPTMCVSAAVHGDEVIGVEIVRRLLRAPQLKSLRGTLLVVPVVNSYGFLSRSRYLPDRRDLNRCFPGHPSGSLGARLAHIFLNEVVLRCDFGIDLHSAAIHRTNLPQVRVSPADKVTAGMALDFGAPVVLTSPLRDGSLRAVAAKHGTPILLYEAGEGLRFDEMAVRAGVAGILRVMRGRDMLPAKGIAKAKSAPHICTSSTWLRAPAGGLLRTFRAEGETVAKGDVLATVSDPFGDVEADLVAPSAGILIGRAILPVVNEGDAVFHLAQLSPRANADTVEDLAEQLESDPLFDEDEII; encoded by the coding sequence ATGAGCCGTGAAGCTTTTCAAATCGCGGGCCAATCCATTGCCCCAGGCACGTCGCAATCTGTCACCCTGCCCGTGTCGATCCTGCCCGATCACACGCCTGTCGGGTTGGCTGTACAGGTCCATCACGGCAAGCGCCCCGGCCCCACGATGTGCGTCAGTGCGGCCGTGCATGGCGATGAGGTGATCGGCGTTGAAATCGTGCGCCGCCTGTTGCGCGCACCGCAGCTCAAATCCCTGCGCGGCACGCTCTTGGTGGTTCCGGTGGTCAACTCCTACGGGTTTTTGTCCCGCTCACGCTATTTGCCCGACCGGCGCGATCTCAACCGGTGTTTTCCGGGGCACCCATCCGGCTCACTGGGCGCCCGGTTGGCACATATCTTTCTAAATGAGGTGGTTCTGCGCTGCGATTTCGGAATTGATCTGCATTCGGCAGCAATCCACAGGACAAACCTGCCGCAAGTGCGGGTGTCTCCGGCAGACAAGGTGACCGCAGGCATGGCACTTGATTTTGGCGCTCCCGTGGTGCTGACCTCGCCCCTGCGGGATGGGTCGTTGCGGGCCGTGGCAGCCAAACACGGCACACCCATTTTGCTGTATGAGGCGGGCGAAGGTTTACGGTTTGACGAGATGGCCGTGCGGGCCGGTGTGGCCGGTATCCTGCGAGTGATGCGCGGGCGCGATATGTTGCCCGCGAAGGGCATCGCCAAGGCCAAGAGCGCACCGCATATCTGCACCTCTTCCACATGGCTGCGCGCCCCGGCGGGCGGGCTGCTGCGCACCTTCCGCGCCGAGGGGGAAACCGTGGCCAAAGGGGATGTGCTTGCCACGGTCTCTGATCCCTTTGGCGATGTGGAGGCCGATCTGGTCGCACCCTCCGCTGGCATCCTGATTGGCCGCGCGATCCTGCCGGTGGTGAATGAGGGCGATGCGGTGTTCCATCTGGCCCAGCTCAGCCCCCGCGCCAATGCCGATACGGTGGAGGATCTCGCCGAGCAGCTGGAAAGTGATCCGTTGTTTGACGAGGATGAAATTATCTAG